Proteins from a genomic interval of Hemicordylus capensis ecotype Gifberg chromosome 14, rHemCap1.1.pri, whole genome shotgun sequence:
- the LOC128337582 gene encoding zinc finger protein 135-like: protein MNTKEKPYQCLECEKSFSESGKLTRHQRTHTGEKPYQCLECGKSFSESGKLTRHQRTHTGEKPYQCLDCGKSFSESGNLTKHQRIHTGEKPYQCFGCGKSFSESSSLTSHQRIHTGEKPYQCLECGKSFSESGKLTKHQRTHTGEKPYLCLVCGKSFSASSSLTLHQRTHTGEKPYQCLECGKSFTDSYSLTTHQRTHTGEKPYKCLECGRSFSNSRSLTVHQRTHTGERPYKCFECGKSFSVSSSLTSHRRTHSGERPYQCLECGKSFTDSGNLTKHQRSHTGEKPYQCFGCGKSFSVSGSLTAHQRSHTGEKPYHCLECGKSFSVSGNLTKHQRSHTGEKPYKCLECAKCFSDFGSLTKHQRTHTGEKPYKCFECGKSFSDRGNLTKHQRTHTGEKPYKCLACGKSFSDSGSLTTHQRTHTGEKPYKCLECGRSFSTSGNCNQHQRMHKWKS from the coding sequence ATGAACACcaaggagaaaccatatcagtgcctGGAGTGTGAAAAAAGCTTCTCTGAGAGTGGAAAACTTaccaggcatcaaagaacccacactggagagaaaccatatcagtgcctggagtgtggaaaaagcttctcTGAGAGTGGAAAACTTaccaggcatcaaagaacccacactggagagaaaccatatcagtgcctGGACTGTGGAAAAAGCTTCTCTGAGAGTGGAAATCTTACaaaacatcaaagaatccacactggagagaaaccatatcagtgcttcgggtgtggaaagagcttcagtgagagttcctccctcacttcacatcaaagaatccacactggagagaaaccatatcagtgcctggagtgtggaaagagcttctctgAGAGTGGAAAACTTACcaagcatcaaagaacccacactggagagaaaccatatctgtgcctggtgtgtggaaagagcttcagtgcgAGTTCCTCCCTCACtttacatcaaagaacccacactggagagaagccatatcagtgcttggagtgtggaaagagcttcactgacaGTTATTCACTTACTactcatcaaagaacccacactggtgagaaaccatataaatgcttggagtgtggaaggagctttaGTAACAGTAGATCacttactgtgcatcaaagaacccacactggagagagaccttataaatgctttgagtgtggaaagagcttcagtgtaagttcctccctcacttcaCATCGAAGAACCCATTCTGGAGAGAGaccatatcagtgcttggagtgtggaaagagcttcactgacaGTGGAAATCTTACAAAACATCAAAGaagccacactggagagaaaccatatcagtgcttcgggtgtggaaagagcttctctgTCAGTGGGTCACTTACTGCACATCAAAGaagccacactggagagaaaccatatcactgcttggagtgtggaaaaagcttcagtgtCAGTGGAAATCTTACAAAACATCAAAGaagccacactggagagaaaccatataaatgtttggaatgTGCAAAGTGCTTCTCTGACTTTGGATCACTTACcaagcatcaaagaacccacactggagagaaaccatataaatgctttgagtgtggaaagagcttctctgACAGGGGAAATCTTACaaaacatcaaagaacccacactggagagaaaccatataaatgcttggcatgtggaaagagcttctctgACAGTGGATCACTTACCACACATcagagaacccacactggagagaaaccatataaatgcttggagtgtggaaggagcttcagtacCAGTGGAAATTGTAATCAGCATCAAAGAATGCACAAGTGGAAATCTTAA